In Chitinophaga nivalis, a single genomic region encodes these proteins:
- a CDS encoding TonB-dependent receptor family protein translates to MKRFNIACLFLIFSLLIKGYAQSVPPDKRKIDQDSLWNISLQDVTVTSNGLNNKIKNLASTVNIVNSKQIKELGIQSVGDAIRLIPGANYQDEDGRGLKPGIGLRGLDPGRNGYVVVLVDGKIPLGQSYGQLGAYYMLPVASLERIEVIKGASPVLYGAGSIGGVINLITKKGQGKPNAAASIEAGSYNYLNANASAYGDNGKLNYYVNYNRRQGNGFRSDRSAFHTNDVTFRIGAKLDSTDELSVSGNIYTEDAETPGGLSEQQYRDDYRQSVNPFDQFYAQRYATAITYKKNINTTNSISLSVFANYFKRNWWYDTKRDRKSILGDLRDIFTGGAVLEYNRTNKLLGFDNSLIVGLKYLGDQTNSTKVMGADPLRHVGKTTFSTTIPTNVMEGYIQNEIHFSDQFSFTPGLRYTAINYGQQDYMAGQELATQSNVLVYSFGLLYKPVERFRTYATVSKGYNPPVLYAALDPGTVKNGNSLDAETSNNYEIGIRTNPVNWLDLSMSGYILDFNHKLTEEGGVFSNTGKAMHKGIEFELNILPFKGMRLYAIGALQRATFGEGTNKGNLLPYAPQQILTAGAKYQALVGTGELIVNAYHTFTGKQYNDGLNTEQPTADGSNGAIPAYNLLNLSLNYNWNNWGVSLTVNNLLNEKYFTHRYDFWGGIFPGAPTTVNAGLSYRIHH, encoded by the coding sequence ATGAAGCGATTTAATATAGCCTGTCTGTTTTTAATTTTTAGCTTACTGATCAAAGGATATGCACAAAGTGTTCCTCCGGATAAGAGGAAAATTGACCAGGATAGTCTTTGGAATATATCTTTGCAGGATGTTACCGTTACTTCCAACGGCTTAAACAATAAAATAAAAAATCTGGCGAGTACTGTCAATATTGTCAATAGTAAACAAATCAAAGAACTGGGGATTCAGTCTGTAGGAGATGCTATCCGGCTTATTCCGGGAGCTAACTACCAGGATGAAGATGGTCGTGGCCTGAAACCTGGTATTGGATTACGGGGGCTGGATCCGGGCAGGAACGGATATGTAGTAGTACTGGTAGATGGGAAAATACCGCTGGGCCAAAGCTATGGACAACTTGGTGCATACTATATGCTGCCGGTTGCCTCCCTGGAACGCATTGAAGTAATCAAAGGAGCTTCTCCGGTATTATATGGCGCCGGTTCCATTGGCGGTGTCATTAATCTGATTACTAAAAAAGGACAGGGAAAACCCAATGCTGCCGCCAGTATTGAAGCTGGTAGTTATAATTATCTCAACGCAAATGCATCTGCTTATGGAGATAATGGCAAACTGAATTACTATGTTAATTATAACCGCCGGCAGGGAAATGGCTTTCGTTCCGACAGATCTGCCTTTCATACCAACGATGTTACTTTTCGTATAGGCGCTAAGTTGGATTCGACTGATGAGTTATCTGTTTCCGGTAATATTTATACAGAAGATGCGGAAACTCCAGGCGGACTTTCTGAGCAACAGTACAGAGATGATTACCGGCAAAGTGTGAACCCGTTTGATCAGTTTTATGCGCAACGTTATGCTACTGCCATCACCTACAAAAAAAATATCAATACCACCAACAGTATTTCCTTATCGGTGTTTGCCAATTACTTTAAGCGGAACTGGTGGTATGATACGAAACGGGATCGAAAATCCATCTTAGGCGATTTAAGAGACATCTTTACCGGCGGTGCTGTGCTGGAGTATAACCGCACCAATAAACTACTGGGTTTTGATAATTCACTGATTGTTGGCTTGAAATACCTGGGAGACCAAACCAACAGTACAAAAGTGATGGGAGCAGACCCGCTGCGTCATGTGGGGAAAACTACTTTCTCTACTACCATTCCGACCAATGTGATGGAAGGATATATCCAGAATGAGATCCATTTTTCTGATCAATTCAGCTTTACTCCCGGATTACGCTATACTGCCATTAACTATGGTCAGCAGGATTATATGGCAGGTCAGGAGTTAGCTACGCAAAGCAATGTACTCGTGTATTCGTTTGGGTTATTATATAAGCCGGTAGAAAGATTCAGAACATATGCCACTGTTTCCAAAGGATATAATCCCCCTGTGCTATACGCAGCCCTGGACCCGGGTACCGTTAAAAACGGTAACAGCCTGGATGCGGAGACGTCCAATAACTATGAAATTGGTATCCGTACTAATCCGGTGAACTGGCTGGATCTCAGTATGAGTGGCTATATACTGGATTTTAATCATAAACTTACTGAAGAAGGAGGTGTATTCTCCAATACAGGTAAAGCCATGCATAAAGGCATTGAGTTTGAATTGAATATTTTACCTTTTAAAGGAATGCGCTTATATGCCATAGGTGCTTTACAACGGGCAACTTTCGGAGAAGGAACCAATAAAGGTAACCTGTTGCCGTATGCACCCCAACAGATCCTGACTGCAGGTGCCAAATATCAGGCCCTGGTTGGTACCGGAGAATTAATCGTCAATGCATACCATACTTTTACCGGTAAACAATACAACGACGGTTTAAATACCGAACAACCAACAGCAGATGGTAGCAACGGCGCTATACCTGCCTATAATCTGCTGAATCTCTCTTTAAACTATAACTGGAACAACTGGGGTGTTAGTCTTACGGTCAATAATCTGCTGAATGAAAAATACTTTACCCATCGCTATGATTTTTGGGGAGGTATATTTCCCGGGGCGCCCACTACTGTTAATGCCGGCCTGTCCTACCGTATTCACCACTGA
- a CDS encoding TonB-dependent receptor codes for MKRLIFSGFSAVMMAAGSVAAQDSSHTTHPAPVAKHRSQADTTSQLGEVIVTASRVAESINEVPSSVTVISRKEVEKLAQINNNLPYILMQKVPGISPSEESQNNFIGKIRGRNFLVLIDGVPQSTPLRNGGRDLRSIDVSAIDHIEVINGASAMYGNGGAGGIINYITKKPVRHVPFTATTFFNNSLNLAKTDGTYTYNLSQVFSGQIHRLDYVIQGKIARTGVSRSADGEVISPFYGLGETNTYNALVKIGYDISDKHRIEVMGNYYNSIQDSKYIGTTGKLGISPAIGIPGDTSIAGGTPYNKTLNIKYTGTYGKTTASITAYYDDMNTVFEAYNQIYADHWGARLNFNTPFTLSAKSNVQLIYGMDFLKDHTVQKDIVNKLITPEMYMNSIAPYLQSKFVLASSWILKAGVRFEQLGFRVGDLVKAGKLIPGVANNYHALVFNAGARYNKLSYLQPFASFSQGFSIGDVGLVLRNGISLNAIDATPVKVNNVEAGISGTIHQFTYELTGYYSTTRKSTTYAETSTPGNYELIQMPQRIYGVEAVMGFKATDWLNLGSTVGYMNGREDAKNNGHYDAKPDNAVISPLKISGNANVSITRHWDLMLQVVKIGARDVFPKEVYNYGKYPISGYTLLDVFTAYKFKRVTLNFSINNLLNTNYYPIHSEVRGATNEGRYYVKGSGAVANIGAVINW; via the coding sequence TTGAAACGATTGATTTTTTCGGGCTTTTCAGCTGTAATGATGGCCGCAGGAAGTGTTGCCGCACAAGATAGCAGCCATACAACACATCCGGCTCCTGTTGCAAAACACCGAAGCCAGGCAGATACTACCAGCCAGCTGGGAGAAGTAATTGTTACGGCGAGCAGGGTGGCTGAAAGCATTAATGAGGTACCTTCTTCTGTAACGGTTATTTCAAGGAAGGAAGTAGAAAAGCTGGCGCAGATCAACAATAATCTGCCTTACATCTTAATGCAGAAAGTGCCGGGTATTTCGCCCAGCGAAGAAAGTCAGAATAATTTTATCGGAAAAATCCGGGGCCGAAACTTCCTGGTATTGATTGATGGCGTACCGCAATCCACTCCTTTAAGAAACGGTGGCCGCGACCTGCGTTCAATAGATGTCAGTGCCATTGATCATATTGAAGTAATCAATGGCGCGTCTGCGATGTATGGGAATGGCGGCGCCGGTGGTATTATCAACTATATCACTAAGAAACCGGTCAGGCACGTACCGTTTACAGCCACTACTTTTTTCAACAATAGCCTGAATCTGGCCAAAACAGATGGCACTTATACCTATAACCTGTCACAGGTATTCAGCGGGCAAATACACCGTCTGGATTATGTTATACAGGGAAAAATAGCCCGTACCGGTGTAAGCAGATCCGCGGACGGGGAAGTGATCAGCCCTTTTTACGGACTGGGAGAAACCAACACCTATAATGCCCTGGTGAAAATTGGGTATGATATCTCGGATAAACACCGGATAGAAGTAATGGGGAACTATTACAACAGTATACAGGATAGCAAATATATCGGTACTACCGGAAAGCTGGGTATATCTCCGGCTATCGGTATACCGGGCGACACAAGTATCGCTGGCGGTACGCCCTATAATAAAACACTGAATATAAAGTATACGGGTACCTATGGTAAAACAACCGCCAGTATTACAGCTTATTACGACGATATGAATACAGTGTTCGAAGCGTACAATCAAATATACGCAGACCACTGGGGTGCGCGGCTGAATTTTAATACACCGTTTACCTTGTCTGCTAAAAGCAATGTGCAGCTTATTTATGGTATGGACTTCCTGAAGGACCATACTGTACAGAAAGATATTGTAAATAAGCTGATCACCCCGGAAATGTACATGAATAGTATAGCGCCATACCTGCAGTCTAAATTTGTACTGGCTTCCTCGTGGATACTGAAAGCCGGTGTAAGGTTTGAACAACTGGGTTTCCGTGTAGGTGATCTGGTGAAAGCAGGGAAACTGATTCCCGGTGTTGCCAACAACTATCATGCATTGGTATTTAACGCAGGAGCCAGATATAATAAACTGTCTTATCTGCAACCTTTTGCCAGCTTCTCCCAGGGGTTTTCTATAGGAGACGTGGGACTGGTGCTCCGCAATGGTATTTCACTGAATGCCATTGATGCTACTCCTGTAAAGGTCAATAATGTAGAAGCGGGTATAAGTGGTACTATCCACCAATTTACCTATGAGTTAACCGGTTATTACAGCACCACCCGAAAGAGTACTACCTATGCGGAAACAAGTACCCCCGGCAATTATGAATTAATACAGATGCCGCAGCGCATTTACGGTGTGGAAGCTGTCATGGGCTTTAAGGCAACAGACTGGCTTAATCTGGGAAGTACAGTAGGATACATGAATGGGAGAGAAGATGCAAAGAACAATGGCCACTATGACGCGAAACCGGATAATGCCGTTATTTCACCCTTAAAAATAAGTGGCAATGCGAATGTTAGTATTACCCGCCATTGGGACCTGATGTTGCAGGTGGTGAAGATTGGTGCCCGGGATGTTTTTCCGAAAGAAGTATATAATTACGGGAAATACCCGATATCAGGATATACTTTGCTGGATGTATTTACTGCTTACAAATTCAAACGGGTAACATTGAACTTTTCCATCAATAACCTGTTGAATACAAATTATTATCCGATACATTCCGAAGTGCGTGGTGCCACCAACGAAGGACGGTATTACGTGAAAGGAAGTGGTGCTGTAGCGAATATAGGAGCAGTGATCAATTGGTAG
- a CDS encoding TonB-dependent receptor domain-containing protein, whose product MKHFFCLLLGFLSWQFAHAQQNSVTVSGTLKDARQKTALPFVNVTLCKVQDSAFLTGTITNETGHFTISAISSGQYLVKCSYMGYNVRWIALTVGQLSNFLDIGQIELTPATVHIQEVTVTGKQDAVTDKMDKKTFSLTANISQAGGSVMDAMRNLPGITSQDGKVLLRGSDKVMILMDGKQTALTGMGGQSSLENIPASAIEKIEIIHNPSARYDANGNAGIINIIYKKEKKDGFNGKIGLITGLGALWERKANLPDIRPQYSATPKINPSLLLNYRKNKVNLFFQGDNLYTRTLNKNEYTERLYDNGEPIQQQLKRNRTTNIITGKAGMDWKPDEQNTITVSGLFSSEKILDRGDEPFFTSDLKERKQLWQFLEDELKTTATVSAGWQHQFRHPGRTLQLQFNYTFHREDEKYFFTNIMPTYTGLDSFKLLSDEHVMDLNADYIHPLKYGRFEGGIKLRRRDIPTNMQFKPGLHSPLDTSAGGWANYREFIPAAYGVYVFESNHLEIEAGLRIEYVDLRYDVNPGHNTYKSNGYNYMQPFPNLRLSYRINDQHKLSFFYNRRVDRPNEVDIRIFPKYDDAAIIKVGNPELRPQFTNTFELGYKSSWRNGFFNPSVYHKRMDATITRIGSIVNGSNLIYNVFQNAGKSYNTGIEINLTQKVGRRATFNLNLNGYQNTIAAFTVVNKYPQTSVYSADRQELFSGNIKFNGLFQLPRQVTIQLTGIYLAPDIIPQGKIAARFSVDLGIKKTIGNHEFFFNATDIANTLRIKREITGNGFSYTSTDYAETQVIRLGYGYKF is encoded by the coding sequence ATGAAACATTTTTTTTGCCTGCTACTGGGATTCCTCTCCTGGCAGTTTGCACATGCACAGCAAAATTCCGTCACTGTTTCCGGCACATTGAAAGATGCCCGGCAAAAAACAGCACTTCCCTTTGTGAACGTAACGCTATGTAAAGTACAGGACAGCGCCTTTCTTACCGGCACTATTACCAATGAAACCGGTCATTTCACAATATCCGCCATCAGCAGCGGGCAGTATCTCGTAAAATGTTCCTATATGGGCTACAACGTTCGCTGGATAGCCCTGACAGTAGGACAATTAAGCAACTTCCTGGATATAGGACAGATAGAACTCACGCCTGCTACCGTTCATATCCAAGAGGTAACCGTTACCGGCAAACAGGATGCAGTGACAGATAAAATGGATAAAAAAACATTTTCGTTAACCGCCAATATCAGTCAGGCAGGCGGCTCTGTCATGGACGCCATGAGAAACCTCCCCGGCATCACCAGTCAGGATGGAAAAGTGCTCCTGCGAGGCAGCGATAAAGTCATGATATTAATGGATGGCAAACAAACAGCACTCACCGGCATGGGCGGACAGTCCAGCCTGGAAAACATTCCGGCATCGGCTATCGAAAAAATTGAAATCATCCATAATCCTTCCGCCAGGTATGATGCCAATGGCAATGCCGGCATTATTAATATCATCTATAAAAAAGAAAAGAAAGATGGCTTTAATGGTAAAATAGGACTGATCACCGGTCTGGGCGCACTATGGGAAAGAAAGGCAAACCTGCCGGACATACGGCCACAATACTCCGCTACTCCTAAAATCAATCCTTCCCTATTGCTGAATTACCGGAAAAATAAAGTCAATTTATTTTTCCAGGGAGATAATCTCTATACCCGTACGCTCAACAAAAATGAATATACGGAACGCCTATACGATAATGGTGAACCGATACAGCAACAGTTAAAAAGAAACAGAACCACCAACATCATAACCGGCAAAGCAGGTATGGACTGGAAACCGGATGAACAAAATACGATTACTGTATCCGGTTTATTCAGCAGTGAAAAAATACTCGATCGGGGAGATGAACCATTTTTCACCTCAGATCTTAAAGAAAGAAAACAATTATGGCAGTTTCTGGAAGATGAGTTAAAAACCACGGCCACCGTTTCCGCCGGATGGCAGCACCAGTTCCGGCATCCGGGCCGCACGCTGCAATTGCAGTTTAATTACACTTTTCACCGGGAAGATGAAAAATATTTCTTCACCAACATTATGCCCACGTATACCGGCCTGGATTCTTTTAAACTGCTTTCCGATGAACACGTCATGGATCTCAATGCCGACTATATTCACCCATTAAAATACGGCCGGTTTGAAGGAGGTATCAAATTGCGCAGACGGGATATCCCGACCAACATGCAATTCAAGCCGGGTCTGCATTCCCCGCTGGACACATCAGCCGGCGGCTGGGCCAATTACCGGGAATTTATACCGGCTGCATACGGCGTCTATGTATTTGAAAGCAACCACCTGGAAATAGAAGCCGGCTTAAGAATAGAATATGTAGATCTCCGGTATGACGTCAATCCGGGGCATAATACCTATAAGAGTAACGGCTATAACTATATGCAGCCATTCCCCAATCTGCGGCTATCTTACCGTATCAATGATCAGCATAAACTATCGTTCTTTTACAACCGGCGGGTAGACCGTCCCAATGAAGTGGACATCCGTATTTTCCCTAAATACGACGATGCGGCCATCATTAAGGTGGGTAATCCGGAGTTGCGGCCACAATTTACCAACACTTTTGAACTGGGTTATAAAAGCAGCTGGCGCAATGGTTTCTTTAATCCGTCTGTATACCACAAACGCATGGATGCCACTATTACACGTATCGGCAGTATTGTCAATGGCAGTAACCTGATCTATAATGTATTCCAGAATGCAGGTAAAAGCTATAATACCGGGATAGAAATCAACCTCACCCAAAAGGTAGGCCGCCGGGCTACCTTTAACCTGAACCTGAATGGTTATCAAAACACCATCGCTGCGTTTACTGTGGTCAATAAGTATCCGCAGACCAGTGTATACAGCGCCGACCGGCAGGAGCTATTTTCGGGGAATATCAAATTTAACGGGCTGTTTCAACTACCACGGCAAGTAACCATACAGCTAACGGGTATTTACCTGGCGCCGGATATTATTCCGCAAGGGAAAATAGCCGCCCGTTTTTCTGTTGACCTGGGTATCAAAAAGACAATCGGGAATCATGAATTTTTCTTCAATGCTACGGATATTGCCAATACCCTGCGTATCAAAAGAGAAATTACAGGTAATGGATTCAGCTATACCAGTACTGACTATGCAGAAACGCAGGTAATACGACTGGGATATGGCTATAAATTCTGA
- the porY gene encoding sensor histidine kinase, with protein sequence MSKLLNRSMKAFVLYAGIVFACSIPVYYAIVDLIWQHELKEHNHIVSETIKQNLQALSLSDTALTESVLLWNKLRPENQLQLATALQPDSTYNLYRKNKYIPSKGYDRFQGLVTYFLLNNQPYRLTLETNMEETHETIVAIAVVTFTFFLILLVGFIFINRKISEKLWRPFYQSLRQIQTFDLHKPNDIRFAPTDIEEFTLLNHQLDKLITGNIAIYKQQKEFTQNASHELQTPLSIVKFKLDLLYQSKTISDEQSELIDQAHQALAKVTRINKNLLLLARIENSQFPETAIIDLPDLIADQLLQLEDFLQEKSLQVVQQLTPGVKITGNQLLVEILLTNLLINAIRHSAAHQTITVKLTPHSLEISNPGATALQESILFRRFGTFSSNASGTGLGLAIVHQICSVYGWQECYHFENDLHIFSIRWA encoded by the coding sequence ATGAGCAAGCTGCTGAACAGATCGATGAAAGCATTTGTGTTATATGCAGGTATTGTTTTCGCCTGCAGTATTCCTGTTTATTATGCGATTGTAGACCTGATCTGGCAACACGAATTAAAAGAACATAACCATATCGTCAGTGAAACGATTAAACAAAACCTGCAGGCGCTTTCTCTTTCTGATACTGCATTGACAGAAAGTGTACTGCTATGGAATAAATTAAGGCCCGAGAACCAGCTACAACTGGCCACCGCGCTTCAACCTGATTCTACCTATAATCTTTACAGAAAAAACAAATACATTCCCAGCAAAGGATATGACCGGTTTCAGGGCCTGGTCACCTACTTTCTGCTTAACAACCAACCATACCGGCTTACATTGGAAACAAACATGGAAGAAACCCATGAAACCATTGTTGCCATTGCCGTTGTTACGTTTACTTTTTTCCTGATTCTGTTAGTCGGTTTTATTTTCATCAACAGAAAAATTTCAGAAAAGCTGTGGCGCCCCTTTTATCAAAGCCTGCGGCAGATACAAACCTTTGATCTGCACAAACCAAATGATATCCGCTTTGCACCTACCGACATTGAAGAATTTACCCTATTGAACCATCAGCTGGATAAATTAATCACCGGTAACATTGCGATCTACAAACAACAAAAGGAGTTTACACAAAATGCCTCTCATGAGTTGCAAACTCCTTTATCCATTGTAAAATTCAAACTGGATCTGCTATACCAGAGTAAAACAATTTCTGATGAACAATCCGAGCTGATAGACCAGGCCCATCAGGCACTGGCAAAGGTGACACGGATTAATAAAAACCTGTTACTGCTGGCAAGAATTGAGAACAGCCAGTTTCCGGAAACAGCTATCATTGATTTACCGGACCTGATAGCCGATCAATTGTTGCAGCTGGAAGATTTTCTACAGGAAAAATCATTACAGGTGGTACAGCAGTTAACACCTGGTGTAAAGATAACAGGCAACCAGCTGTTAGTTGAAATATTATTGACAAATCTGCTCATCAACGCCATCCGTCACAGTGCGGCACACCAGACGATTACCGTAAAACTGACGCCCCACAGTCTGGAAATTTCGAATCCTGGTGCAACAGCATTACAGGAAAGTATTTTATTCCGGCGCTTTGGTACTTTTTCATCTAACGCCTCCGGTACCGGCCTGGGGCTGGCTATTGTGCACCAGATATGCAGTGTATACGGATGGCAGGAGTGCTACCATTTTGAAAATGATTTACACATTTTCAGCATCCGCTGGGCATAA
- a CDS encoding response regulator transcription factor, translating to MKVLIIEDELQLAQSIISYLSGQSYSCEHAGNYDHALDKIHLHEYDCILLDLMLPGGDGLQLLEALKKRNQHEGVIIISAKDSMDDKIKGLQTGADDYLSKPFHLPELAARIYSVIRRRKFQNNNIIQQGTLQIDLLAKTVHVGDVPVLLTKKEFDLLVYFLGNKNRVISKNALAEHLSGDMAGMLDSHSFVYAHIKNLKRKLTEAGAGNYLKTIYATGYKWEI from the coding sequence ATGAAAGTACTCATCATAGAAGACGAGCTACAACTGGCACAAAGCATTATCAGCTACCTGTCCGGGCAAAGCTATAGCTGTGAGCACGCCGGTAACTACGATCATGCCTTAGATAAAATACACCTGCATGAGTATGACTGCATATTGCTGGACCTCATGCTACCCGGAGGAGACGGCTTGCAACTGCTGGAGGCATTAAAAAAAAGGAATCAACATGAAGGAGTCATCATTATTTCCGCGAAAGACTCCATGGATGATAAAATCAAAGGACTACAAACCGGTGCGGATGATTATTTGTCTAAACCATTCCATCTGCCGGAATTGGCAGCCCGCATTTATTCTGTTATCAGAAGAAGAAAATTTCAGAACAACAATATCATTCAGCAAGGTACTTTACAGATAGACCTGCTGGCGAAAACCGTACATGTTGGCGATGTACCCGTATTACTGACCAAAAAGGAATTTGATCTCCTGGTTTATTTTCTGGGCAACAAAAACAGGGTGATCTCTAAAAATGCACTTGCAGAACATCTGTCAGGAGACATGGCTGGGATGCTGGACAGTCACAGCTTTGTATATGCACATATAAAAAACCTGAAACGAAAACTGACAGAAGCAGGCGCCGGCAACTATCTGAAAACAATTTATGCAACAGGCTATAAATGGGAAATATGA
- a CDS encoding TonB-dependent receptor — protein MNGFFTRKGLWLLALLVLPFALAKAAVSEENGTITGSVTNTGQPLAGVTISIAGHNKAVRTNDKGSYQLSVKPGQYKVVASYIGFITQQKEITVTSGQATNVDFALEINTSQLRDVVVVSSRTPQQISNIPGTVWVIDSTRLQSQIKAGVTFKEALGILIPGIDLGGQGRTNTGQNLRGREVLVMIDGVSLNSTRGVSRQFDAIDPFNIEKIEVLSGASAIYGGGASGGIVNIITKKGTRHGVAFETEIGGRSGLGHSDDHDLRIAQSVSAGNEKINGRIGTAFQKNGAAYDANSQQIKTDITQTDLQYNRSIDLFANGNWRINAKQSLRVAAQYYDSRFDGNKGLYLGPDLSGAFKNKPELIAVKEGWESDVNPASKRAMGNLNYHISDVLGHQDIYVQAFGRSERFNFYPFPGTLSYVDAAGAKKGIPNMGASSQNTDLYGFKLVLAKKWRTVHVNYGIDGDHENFESRQTYFDPATSYASGGLVNKTLVVAGRYPHIGINSIAGFAQAGWDILPRLSLSAGIRQQRIQVKVDDFVDYRQQALMAMGVGTTADAVPGGEKSYNVTSFNGGLVFKATDHMQTWLNFSEGFSLADPAKYYGTGSYKLQGQHWALQNGASVGTSPLSGIKTHQFEAGWRWKQHGWNAQTALFYTRSNKNIQYVPATLTLLLIDQPRRNYGIEGAVSYDFNNGIEAGTNFLFIKSENKNNGSWQKQTVTDASPSKVVSFAGWHNNRFNVRLQDVQSFRLTDDAGNQLSDYNTLDLIAAVKLPFGKLTAGVQNLLNRDYQSIWSQRAQVYYKALSSAATYEFMGRGRTYSLTYTISY, from the coding sequence ATGAATGGATTTTTTACCCGGAAGGGATTATGGCTGTTAGCCTTGCTGGTATTACCTTTTGCCCTGGCAAAAGCAGCAGTCAGCGAGGAAAACGGCACGATTACAGGCAGTGTCACCAACACGGGCCAGCCATTAGCAGGAGTAACCATATCCATCGCCGGACATAACAAGGCGGTACGTACCAATGATAAAGGGAGCTACCAGCTATCGGTAAAACCCGGCCAGTATAAGGTGGTAGCCAGTTATATCGGATTTATTACCCAACAAAAAGAAATAACCGTCACCAGCGGACAAGCCACCAATGTGGATTTTGCCCTGGAAATAAACACCAGCCAGCTGCGGGATGTGGTCGTGGTATCTTCCCGTACCCCGCAACAGATCAGCAATATACCCGGTACCGTTTGGGTGATTGACAGCACCAGGCTGCAATCCCAGATCAAAGCCGGCGTTACCTTCAAGGAGGCTTTAGGCATCCTCATACCCGGTATAGACCTGGGCGGACAAGGACGTACCAACACCGGCCAGAACCTGCGTGGCAGAGAAGTACTGGTGATGATCGACGGGGTATCGCTGAACAGCACCCGTGGGGTAAGCAGACAATTTGATGCGATCGATCCGTTCAACATTGAAAAGATAGAAGTATTATCCGGCGCCAGCGCCATTTATGGTGGTGGTGCATCCGGTGGTATTGTGAATATCATTACTAAAAAAGGAACCCGCCATGGCGTAGCCTTTGAAACAGAGATAGGTGGCAGAAGCGGATTAGGACATAGTGATGACCACGATCTGCGTATCGCGCAGTCGGTATCTGCCGGCAATGAAAAGATCAATGGCCGTATTGGCACCGCTTTCCAGAAGAATGGAGCAGCCTATGATGCCAACAGCCAGCAGATAAAAACAGATATCACCCAAACCGACCTGCAATACAACCGGTCTATCGACCTCTTTGCCAACGGTAACTGGCGCATTAATGCCAAACAATCACTGCGTGTGGCAGCACAGTACTACGACTCCCGTTTCGATGGCAACAAAGGCCTCTATTTAGGTCCGGACCTCAGTGGTGCTTTCAAAAATAAACCGGAACTGATTGCAGTAAAAGAAGGCTGGGAATCGGATGTAAACCCGGCCTCCAAAAGAGCGATGGGTAACCTGAACTATCACATTTCAGACGTATTGGGCCACCAGGATATCTACGTACAGGCATTCGGCAGATCTGAGCGGTTCAATTTCTATCCGTTTCCGGGCACCCTCTCCTATGTAGATGCTGCCGGCGCTAAAAAAGGCATTCCCAATATGGGCGCTTCCAGTCAGAATACAGACCTGTATGGTTTTAAGCTGGTACTGGCAAAGAAATGGCGCACGGTGCATGTGAACTACGGTATTGATGGCGACCATGAAAATTTTGAGTCCAGACAAACCTACTTCGATCCGGCTACGTCTTATGCTTCCGGCGGACTGGTAAATAAAACCCTGGTGGTAGCCGGCCGTTATCCGCATATCGGTATCAACAGCATCGCCGGATTTGCACAGGCAGGCTGGGATATCCTGCCACGACTCTCCCTCTCCGCAGGTATCCGGCAACAGCGGATTCAGGTGAAAGTAGATGACTTTGTGGACTACCGCCAGCAGGCCCTGATGGCCATGGGCGTAGGTACCACTGCTGATGCAGTACCTGGTGGCGAAAAAAGCTACAACGTGACCTCTTTCAATGGCGGTCTGGTGTTCAAAGCCACTGACCATATGCAAACCTGGTTAAACTTCTCAGAAGGCTTCTCCCTGGCCGATCCTGCCAAATACTATGGTACCGGCTCGTATAAACTGCAGGGACAACACTGGGCATTACAAAATGGCGCCAGCGTAGGTACGTCTCCGTTAAGCGGTATTAAAACCCACCAGTTTGAAGCTGGCTGGAGATGGAAACAACATGGCTGGAATGCACAGACAGCCCTGTTCTACACGCGTTCCAACAAAAACATCCAATACGTGCCAGCTACCCTCACCCTGTTGCTGATAGATCAACCCCGCAGGAATTATGGTATAGAAGGCGCCGTATCCTACGATTTCAATAACGGTATTGAAGCAGGTACCAATTTCCTGTTTATCAAATCCGAAAATAAAAATAACGGCAGCTGGCAAAAACAAACAGTAACAGATGCCAGTCCGTCTAAAGTAGTTTCCTTTGCCGGCTGGCATAACAACCGGTTCAATGTTCGCCTGCAGGATGTACAAAGCTTCCGTCTGACAGATGATGCGGGCAACCAGTTATCTGATTACAATACCCTGGACCTGATCGCTGCTGTTAAACTTCCTTTCGGCAAACTGACTGCCGGCGTACAGAACCTGCTGAACAGAGACTACCAGAGTATCTGGAGCCAACGTGCACAGGTATACTATAAAGCACTGAGTTCCGCTGCCACCTATGAATTCATGGGTCGTGGCAGAACCTACTCCCTGACTTATACCATCAGCTATTAA